A genomic stretch from Acinonyx jubatus isolate Ajub_Pintada_27869175 chromosome E2, VMU_Ajub_asm_v1.0, whole genome shotgun sequence includes:
- the DPF1 gene encoding zinc finger protein neuro-d4 isoform X2, translating to MGGLSARPSAGRTDPAGTCWGQDPGSKMATVIPGPLSLGEDFYREAIEHCRSYNARLCAERSLRLPFLDSQTGVAQNNCYIWMEKTHRGPGLAPGQIYTYPARCWRKKRRLNILEDPRLRPCEYKIDCEAPLKKEGGLPEGPVLEALLCAETGEKKIELKEEETIMDCQKQQLLEFPHDLEVEDLEDDIPRRKNRAKGKAYGIGGLRKRQDAASLEDRDKPYVCDICGKRYKNRPGLSYHYTHTHLAEEEGEENAERHALPFHRKNNHKQFYKELAWVPEAQRKHTAKKAPDGTVIPNGYCDFCLGGSKKTGCPEDLISCADCGRSGHPSCLQFTVNMTAAVRTYRWQCIECKSCSLCGTSENDDQLLFCDDCDRGYHMYCLSPPMAEPPEGSWSCHLCLRHLKEKASAYITLT from the exons ATGGGCGGCCTCAGCGCCCGCCCGAGCGCTGGGAGGACCGACCCGGCGGGGACCTGCTGGGGGCAGGACCCGGGGAGCAAGATGGCCACGGTCATCCCCGGCCCCCTGAG CCTAGGCGAGGACTTCTACCGCGAGGCCATTGAGCACTGCCGCAGCTACAACGCGCGCCTGTGCGCTGAGCGCAGCCTGCGCCTGCCCTTCCTCGACTCGCAGACCGGCGTGGCCCAGAACAACTGCTACATCTGGATGGAAAAGACCCACCGCGGCCCTG GTCTGGCCCCGGGACAGATCTACACGTACCCCGCGCGCTGTTGGAGAAAGAAACGGAGACTTAACATCCTGGAGGACCCCAGACTCCGGCCCTGCGAGTACAAGATCG ATTGTGAGGCACCCCTGAAGAAGGAGGGTGGCCTCCCCGAAGGGCCCGTCCTTGAGGCGCTACTGTGTGCTGAGACAGGGGAGAAGAAGATTGAGTTGAAGGAGGAGGAGACCATTATGGACTGCCAG AAACAGCAGCTGCTGGAGTTTCCACATGATCTCGAGGTGGAAGACTTGGAGGATGACATTCCCAGGAGGAAGAACAGGGCTAAAGGAAAG GCATATGGCATCGGGGGTCTCCGGAAACGCCAGGACGCCGCATCCCTGGAGGACCGAGACAAGCCGTATGTCTGTGATA TCTGTGGGAAACGGTATAAGAACCGGCCAGGGCTCAGCTACCACTACACCCACACCCACCTggctgaggaggagggggaggagaacgCCGAGCGCCACGCCCTGCCCTTCCACCGGAAAAACAACCATAAAC aGTTTTACAAAGAATTGGCCTGGGTccctgaggcacagaggaaaCACACAG CCAAGAAGGCACCCGATGGCACTGTCATCCCCAACGGCTACTGTGActtctgcctgggtggctccaagaAGACGGGGTGTCCCGAGGACCTCATCTCCTGTGCTGACTGTGGGCGATCAG GACACCCCTCATGTTTACAGTTTACGGTGAACATGACGGCGGCCGTGCGGACCTACCGCTGGCAGTGCATCGAGTGCAAGTCCTGCAGCCTGTGCGGCACCTCGGAGAACGAC GACCAGCTGCTGTTTTGTGACGACTGCGATCGGGGTTACCACATGTACTGCCTGAGCCCCCCCATGGCGGAGCCCCCGGAAG GGAGCTGGAGTTGTCACCTCTGTCTTCGGCACCTGAAAGAGAAGGCCTCTGCCTACATCACCCTCACCTAG
- the DPF1 gene encoding zinc finger protein neuro-d4 isoform X3 — translation MGGLSARPSAGRTDPAGTCWGQDPGSKMATVIPGPLSLGEDFYREAIEHCRSYNARLCAERSLRLPFLDSQTGVAQNNCYIWMEKTHRGPGLAPGQIYTYPARCWRKKRRLNILEDPRLRPCEYKIDCEAPLKKEGGLPEGPVLEALLCAETGEKKIELKEEETIMDCQKQQLLEFPHDLEVEDLEDDIPRRKNRAKGKAYGIGGLRKRQDAASLEDRDKPYVCDICGKRYKNRPGLSYHYTHTHLAEEEGEENAERHALPFHRKNNHKPKKAPDGTVIPNGYCDFCLGGSKKTGCPEDLISCADCGRSGHPSCLQFTVNMTAAVRTYRWQCIECKSCSLCGTSENDGASWAGLTPQDQLLFCDDCDRGYHMYCLSPPMAEPPEGSWSCHLCLRHLKEKASAYITLT, via the exons ATGGGCGGCCTCAGCGCCCGCCCGAGCGCTGGGAGGACCGACCCGGCGGGGACCTGCTGGGGGCAGGACCCGGGGAGCAAGATGGCCACGGTCATCCCCGGCCCCCTGAG CCTAGGCGAGGACTTCTACCGCGAGGCCATTGAGCACTGCCGCAGCTACAACGCGCGCCTGTGCGCTGAGCGCAGCCTGCGCCTGCCCTTCCTCGACTCGCAGACCGGCGTGGCCCAGAACAACTGCTACATCTGGATGGAAAAGACCCACCGCGGCCCTG GTCTGGCCCCGGGACAGATCTACACGTACCCCGCGCGCTGTTGGAGAAAGAAACGGAGACTTAACATCCTGGAGGACCCCAGACTCCGGCCCTGCGAGTACAAGATCG ATTGTGAGGCACCCCTGAAGAAGGAGGGTGGCCTCCCCGAAGGGCCCGTCCTTGAGGCGCTACTGTGTGCTGAGACAGGGGAGAAGAAGATTGAGTTGAAGGAGGAGGAGACCATTATGGACTGCCAG AAACAGCAGCTGCTGGAGTTTCCACATGATCTCGAGGTGGAAGACTTGGAGGATGACATTCCCAGGAGGAAGAACAGGGCTAAAGGAAAG GCATATGGCATCGGGGGTCTCCGGAAACGCCAGGACGCCGCATCCCTGGAGGACCGAGACAAGCCGTATGTCTGTGATA TCTGTGGGAAACGGTATAAGAACCGGCCAGGGCTCAGCTACCACTACACCCACACCCACCTggctgaggaggagggggaggagaacgCCGAGCGCCACGCCCTGCCCTTCCACCGGAAAAACAACCATAAAC CCAAGAAGGCACCCGATGGCACTGTCATCCCCAACGGCTACTGTGActtctgcctgggtggctccaagaAGACGGGGTGTCCCGAGGACCTCATCTCCTGTGCTGACTGTGGGCGATCAG GACACCCCTCATGTTTACAGTTTACGGTGAACATGACGGCGGCCGTGCGGACCTACCGCTGGCAGTGCATCGAGTGCAAGTCCTGCAGCCTGTGCGGCACCTCGGAGAACGAC GGTGCCAGCTGGGCGGGTCTCACCCCCCAGGACCAGCTGCTGTTTTGTGACGACTGCGATCGGGGTTACCACATGTACTGCCTGAGCCCCCCCATGGCGGAGCCCCCGGAAG GGAGCTGGAGTTGTCACCTCTGTCTTCGGCACCTGAAAGAGAAGGCCTCTGCCTACATCACCCTCACCTAG
- the DPF1 gene encoding zinc finger protein neuro-d4 isoform X5 codes for MGGLSARPSAGRTDPAGTCWGQDPGSKMATVIPGPLSLGEDFYREAIEHCRSYNARLCAERSLRLPFLDSQTGVAQNNCYIWMEKTHRGPGLAPGQIYTYPARCWRKKRRLNILEDPRLRPCEYKIDCEAPLKKEGGLPEGPVLEALLCAETGEKKIELKEEETIMDCQKQQLLEFPHDLEVEDLEDDIPRRKNRAKGKAYGIGGLRKRQDAASLEDRDKPYVCDICGKRYKNRPGLSYHYTHTHLAEEEGEENAERHALPFHRKNNHKPKKAPDGTVIPNGYCDFCLGGSKKTGCPEDLISCADCGRSGHPSCLQFTVNMTAAVRTYRWQCIECKSCSLCGTSENDDQLLFCDDCDRGYHMYCLSPPMAEPPEGSWSCHLCLRHLKEKASAYITLT; via the exons ATGGGCGGCCTCAGCGCCCGCCCGAGCGCTGGGAGGACCGACCCGGCGGGGACCTGCTGGGGGCAGGACCCGGGGAGCAAGATGGCCACGGTCATCCCCGGCCCCCTGAG CCTAGGCGAGGACTTCTACCGCGAGGCCATTGAGCACTGCCGCAGCTACAACGCGCGCCTGTGCGCTGAGCGCAGCCTGCGCCTGCCCTTCCTCGACTCGCAGACCGGCGTGGCCCAGAACAACTGCTACATCTGGATGGAAAAGACCCACCGCGGCCCTG GTCTGGCCCCGGGACAGATCTACACGTACCCCGCGCGCTGTTGGAGAAAGAAACGGAGACTTAACATCCTGGAGGACCCCAGACTCCGGCCCTGCGAGTACAAGATCG ATTGTGAGGCACCCCTGAAGAAGGAGGGTGGCCTCCCCGAAGGGCCCGTCCTTGAGGCGCTACTGTGTGCTGAGACAGGGGAGAAGAAGATTGAGTTGAAGGAGGAGGAGACCATTATGGACTGCCAG AAACAGCAGCTGCTGGAGTTTCCACATGATCTCGAGGTGGAAGACTTGGAGGATGACATTCCCAGGAGGAAGAACAGGGCTAAAGGAAAG GCATATGGCATCGGGGGTCTCCGGAAACGCCAGGACGCCGCATCCCTGGAGGACCGAGACAAGCCGTATGTCTGTGATA TCTGTGGGAAACGGTATAAGAACCGGCCAGGGCTCAGCTACCACTACACCCACACCCACCTggctgaggaggagggggaggagaacgCCGAGCGCCACGCCCTGCCCTTCCACCGGAAAAACAACCATAAAC CCAAGAAGGCACCCGATGGCACTGTCATCCCCAACGGCTACTGTGActtctgcctgggtggctccaagaAGACGGGGTGTCCCGAGGACCTCATCTCCTGTGCTGACTGTGGGCGATCAG GACACCCCTCATGTTTACAGTTTACGGTGAACATGACGGCGGCCGTGCGGACCTACCGCTGGCAGTGCATCGAGTGCAAGTCCTGCAGCCTGTGCGGCACCTCGGAGAACGAC GACCAGCTGCTGTTTTGTGACGACTGCGATCGGGGTTACCACATGTACTGCCTGAGCCCCCCCATGGCGGAGCCCCCGGAAG GGAGCTGGAGTTGTCACCTCTGTCTTCGGCACCTGAAAGAGAAGGCCTCTGCCTACATCACCCTCACCTAG
- the DPF1 gene encoding zinc finger protein neuro-d4 isoform X1 encodes MGGLSARPSAGRTDPAGTCWGQDPGSKMATVIPGPLSLGEDFYREAIEHCRSYNARLCAERSLRLPFLDSQTGVAQNNCYIWMEKTHRGPGLAPGQIYTYPARCWRKKRRLNILEDPRLRPCEYKIDCEAPLKKEGGLPEGPVLEALLCAETGEKKIELKEEETIMDCQKQQLLEFPHDLEVEDLEDDIPRRKNRAKGKAYGIGGLRKRQDAASLEDRDKPYVCDICGKRYKNRPGLSYHYTHTHLAEEEGEENAERHALPFHRKNNHKQFYKELAWVPEAQRKHTAKKAPDGTVIPNGYCDFCLGGSKKTGCPEDLISCADCGRSGHPSCLQFTVNMTAAVRTYRWQCIECKSCSLCGTSENDGASWAGLTPQDQLLFCDDCDRGYHMYCLSPPMAEPPEGSWSCHLCLRHLKEKASAYITLT; translated from the exons ATGGGCGGCCTCAGCGCCCGCCCGAGCGCTGGGAGGACCGACCCGGCGGGGACCTGCTGGGGGCAGGACCCGGGGAGCAAGATGGCCACGGTCATCCCCGGCCCCCTGAG CCTAGGCGAGGACTTCTACCGCGAGGCCATTGAGCACTGCCGCAGCTACAACGCGCGCCTGTGCGCTGAGCGCAGCCTGCGCCTGCCCTTCCTCGACTCGCAGACCGGCGTGGCCCAGAACAACTGCTACATCTGGATGGAAAAGACCCACCGCGGCCCTG GTCTGGCCCCGGGACAGATCTACACGTACCCCGCGCGCTGTTGGAGAAAGAAACGGAGACTTAACATCCTGGAGGACCCCAGACTCCGGCCCTGCGAGTACAAGATCG ATTGTGAGGCACCCCTGAAGAAGGAGGGTGGCCTCCCCGAAGGGCCCGTCCTTGAGGCGCTACTGTGTGCTGAGACAGGGGAGAAGAAGATTGAGTTGAAGGAGGAGGAGACCATTATGGACTGCCAG AAACAGCAGCTGCTGGAGTTTCCACATGATCTCGAGGTGGAAGACTTGGAGGATGACATTCCCAGGAGGAAGAACAGGGCTAAAGGAAAG GCATATGGCATCGGGGGTCTCCGGAAACGCCAGGACGCCGCATCCCTGGAGGACCGAGACAAGCCGTATGTCTGTGATA TCTGTGGGAAACGGTATAAGAACCGGCCAGGGCTCAGCTACCACTACACCCACACCCACCTggctgaggaggagggggaggagaacgCCGAGCGCCACGCCCTGCCCTTCCACCGGAAAAACAACCATAAAC aGTTTTACAAAGAATTGGCCTGGGTccctgaggcacagaggaaaCACACAG CCAAGAAGGCACCCGATGGCACTGTCATCCCCAACGGCTACTGTGActtctgcctgggtggctccaagaAGACGGGGTGTCCCGAGGACCTCATCTCCTGTGCTGACTGTGGGCGATCAG GACACCCCTCATGTTTACAGTTTACGGTGAACATGACGGCGGCCGTGCGGACCTACCGCTGGCAGTGCATCGAGTGCAAGTCCTGCAGCCTGTGCGGCACCTCGGAGAACGAC GGTGCCAGCTGGGCGGGTCTCACCCCCCAGGACCAGCTGCTGTTTTGTGACGACTGCGATCGGGGTTACCACATGTACTGCCTGAGCCCCCCCATGGCGGAGCCCCCGGAAG GGAGCTGGAGTTGTCACCTCTGTCTTCGGCACCTGAAAGAGAAGGCCTCTGCCTACATCACCCTCACCTAG
- the DPF1 gene encoding zinc finger protein neuro-d4 isoform X7, with protein sequence MATAIQNPLKSLGEDFYREAIEHCRSYNARLCAERSLRLPFLDSQTGVAQNNCYIWMEKTHRGPGLAPGQIYTYPARCWRKKRRLNILEDPRLRPCEYKIDCEAPLKKEGGLPEGPVLEALLCAETGEKKIELKEEETIMDCQKQQLLEFPHDLEVEDLEDDIPRRKNRAKGKAYGIGGLRKRQDAASLEDRDKPYVCDICGKRYKNRPGLSYHYTHTHLAEEEGEENAERHALPFHRKNNHKPKKAPDGTVIPNGYCDFCLGGSKKTGCPEDLISCADCGRSGHPSCLQFTVNMTAAVRTYRWQCIECKSCSLCGTSENDDQLLFCDDCDRGYHMYCLSPPMAEPPEGSWSCHLCLRHLKEKASAYITLT encoded by the exons ATGGCCACCGCCATTCAGAACCCGCTCAAGTC CCTAGGCGAGGACTTCTACCGCGAGGCCATTGAGCACTGCCGCAGCTACAACGCGCGCCTGTGCGCTGAGCGCAGCCTGCGCCTGCCCTTCCTCGACTCGCAGACCGGCGTGGCCCAGAACAACTGCTACATCTGGATGGAAAAGACCCACCGCGGCCCTG GTCTGGCCCCGGGACAGATCTACACGTACCCCGCGCGCTGTTGGAGAAAGAAACGGAGACTTAACATCCTGGAGGACCCCAGACTCCGGCCCTGCGAGTACAAGATCG ATTGTGAGGCACCCCTGAAGAAGGAGGGTGGCCTCCCCGAAGGGCCCGTCCTTGAGGCGCTACTGTGTGCTGAGACAGGGGAGAAGAAGATTGAGTTGAAGGAGGAGGAGACCATTATGGACTGCCAG AAACAGCAGCTGCTGGAGTTTCCACATGATCTCGAGGTGGAAGACTTGGAGGATGACATTCCCAGGAGGAAGAACAGGGCTAAAGGAAAG GCATATGGCATCGGGGGTCTCCGGAAACGCCAGGACGCCGCATCCCTGGAGGACCGAGACAAGCCGTATGTCTGTGATA TCTGTGGGAAACGGTATAAGAACCGGCCAGGGCTCAGCTACCACTACACCCACACCCACCTggctgaggaggagggggaggagaacgCCGAGCGCCACGCCCTGCCCTTCCACCGGAAAAACAACCATAAAC CCAAGAAGGCACCCGATGGCACTGTCATCCCCAACGGCTACTGTGActtctgcctgggtggctccaagaAGACGGGGTGTCCCGAGGACCTCATCTCCTGTGCTGACTGTGGGCGATCAG GACACCCCTCATGTTTACAGTTTACGGTGAACATGACGGCGGCCGTGCGGACCTACCGCTGGCAGTGCATCGAGTGCAAGTCCTGCAGCCTGTGCGGCACCTCGGAGAACGAC GACCAGCTGCTGTTTTGTGACGACTGCGATCGGGGTTACCACATGTACTGCCTGAGCCCCCCCATGGCGGAGCCCCCGGAAG GGAGCTGGAGTTGTCACCTCTGTCTTCGGCACCTGAAAGAGAAGGCCTCTGCCTACATCACCCTCACCTAG
- the DPF1 gene encoding zinc finger protein neuro-d4 isoform X4 has product MATAIQNPLKSLGEDFYREAIEHCRSYNARLCAERSLRLPFLDSQTGVAQNNCYIWMEKTHRGPGLAPGQIYTYPARCWRKKRRLNILEDPRLRPCEYKIDCEAPLKKEGGLPEGPVLEALLCAETGEKKIELKEEETIMDCQKQQLLEFPHDLEVEDLEDDIPRRKNRAKGKAYGIGGLRKRQDAASLEDRDKPYVCDICGKRYKNRPGLSYHYTHTHLAEEEGEENAERHALPFHRKNNHKQFYKELAWVPEAQRKHTAKKAPDGTVIPNGYCDFCLGGSKKTGCPEDLISCADCGRSGHPSCLQFTVNMTAAVRTYRWQCIECKSCSLCGTSENDGASWAGLTPQDQLLFCDDCDRGYHMYCLSPPMAEPPEGSWSCHLCLRHLKEKASAYITLT; this is encoded by the exons ATGGCCACCGCCATTCAGAACCCGCTCAAGTC CCTAGGCGAGGACTTCTACCGCGAGGCCATTGAGCACTGCCGCAGCTACAACGCGCGCCTGTGCGCTGAGCGCAGCCTGCGCCTGCCCTTCCTCGACTCGCAGACCGGCGTGGCCCAGAACAACTGCTACATCTGGATGGAAAAGACCCACCGCGGCCCTG GTCTGGCCCCGGGACAGATCTACACGTACCCCGCGCGCTGTTGGAGAAAGAAACGGAGACTTAACATCCTGGAGGACCCCAGACTCCGGCCCTGCGAGTACAAGATCG ATTGTGAGGCACCCCTGAAGAAGGAGGGTGGCCTCCCCGAAGGGCCCGTCCTTGAGGCGCTACTGTGTGCTGAGACAGGGGAGAAGAAGATTGAGTTGAAGGAGGAGGAGACCATTATGGACTGCCAG AAACAGCAGCTGCTGGAGTTTCCACATGATCTCGAGGTGGAAGACTTGGAGGATGACATTCCCAGGAGGAAGAACAGGGCTAAAGGAAAG GCATATGGCATCGGGGGTCTCCGGAAACGCCAGGACGCCGCATCCCTGGAGGACCGAGACAAGCCGTATGTCTGTGATA TCTGTGGGAAACGGTATAAGAACCGGCCAGGGCTCAGCTACCACTACACCCACACCCACCTggctgaggaggagggggaggagaacgCCGAGCGCCACGCCCTGCCCTTCCACCGGAAAAACAACCATAAAC aGTTTTACAAAGAATTGGCCTGGGTccctgaggcacagaggaaaCACACAG CCAAGAAGGCACCCGATGGCACTGTCATCCCCAACGGCTACTGTGActtctgcctgggtggctccaagaAGACGGGGTGTCCCGAGGACCTCATCTCCTGTGCTGACTGTGGGCGATCAG GACACCCCTCATGTTTACAGTTTACGGTGAACATGACGGCGGCCGTGCGGACCTACCGCTGGCAGTGCATCGAGTGCAAGTCCTGCAGCCTGTGCGGCACCTCGGAGAACGAC GGTGCCAGCTGGGCGGGTCTCACCCCCCAGGACCAGCTGCTGTTTTGTGACGACTGCGATCGGGGTTACCACATGTACTGCCTGAGCCCCCCCATGGCGGAGCCCCCGGAAG GGAGCTGGAGTTGTCACCTCTGTCTTCGGCACCTGAAAGAGAAGGCCTCTGCCTACATCACCCTCACCTAG
- the DPF1 gene encoding zinc finger protein neuro-d4 isoform X6 encodes MATAIQNPLKSLGEDFYREAIEHCRSYNARLCAERSLRLPFLDSQTGVAQNNCYIWMEKTHRGPGLAPGQIYTYPARCWRKKRRLNILEDPRLRPCEYKIDCEAPLKKEGGLPEGPVLEALLCAETGEKKIELKEEETIMDCQKQQLLEFPHDLEVEDLEDDIPRRKNRAKGKAYGIGGLRKRQDAASLEDRDKPYVCDICGKRYKNRPGLSYHYTHTHLAEEEGEENAERHALPFHRKNNHKQFYKELAWVPEAQRKHTAKKAPDGTVIPNGYCDFCLGGSKKTGCPEDLISCADCGRSGHPSCLQFTVNMTAAVRTYRWQCIECKSCSLCGTSENDDQLLFCDDCDRGYHMYCLSPPMAEPPEGSWSCHLCLRHLKEKASAYITLT; translated from the exons ATGGCCACCGCCATTCAGAACCCGCTCAAGTC CCTAGGCGAGGACTTCTACCGCGAGGCCATTGAGCACTGCCGCAGCTACAACGCGCGCCTGTGCGCTGAGCGCAGCCTGCGCCTGCCCTTCCTCGACTCGCAGACCGGCGTGGCCCAGAACAACTGCTACATCTGGATGGAAAAGACCCACCGCGGCCCTG GTCTGGCCCCGGGACAGATCTACACGTACCCCGCGCGCTGTTGGAGAAAGAAACGGAGACTTAACATCCTGGAGGACCCCAGACTCCGGCCCTGCGAGTACAAGATCG ATTGTGAGGCACCCCTGAAGAAGGAGGGTGGCCTCCCCGAAGGGCCCGTCCTTGAGGCGCTACTGTGTGCTGAGACAGGGGAGAAGAAGATTGAGTTGAAGGAGGAGGAGACCATTATGGACTGCCAG AAACAGCAGCTGCTGGAGTTTCCACATGATCTCGAGGTGGAAGACTTGGAGGATGACATTCCCAGGAGGAAGAACAGGGCTAAAGGAAAG GCATATGGCATCGGGGGTCTCCGGAAACGCCAGGACGCCGCATCCCTGGAGGACCGAGACAAGCCGTATGTCTGTGATA TCTGTGGGAAACGGTATAAGAACCGGCCAGGGCTCAGCTACCACTACACCCACACCCACCTggctgaggaggagggggaggagaacgCCGAGCGCCACGCCCTGCCCTTCCACCGGAAAAACAACCATAAAC aGTTTTACAAAGAATTGGCCTGGGTccctgaggcacagaggaaaCACACAG CCAAGAAGGCACCCGATGGCACTGTCATCCCCAACGGCTACTGTGActtctgcctgggtggctccaagaAGACGGGGTGTCCCGAGGACCTCATCTCCTGTGCTGACTGTGGGCGATCAG GACACCCCTCATGTTTACAGTTTACGGTGAACATGACGGCGGCCGTGCGGACCTACCGCTGGCAGTGCATCGAGTGCAAGTCCTGCAGCCTGTGCGGCACCTCGGAGAACGAC GACCAGCTGCTGTTTTGTGACGACTGCGATCGGGGTTACCACATGTACTGCCTGAGCCCCCCCATGGCGGAGCCCCCGGAAG GGAGCTGGAGTTGTCACCTCTGTCTTCGGCACCTGAAAGAGAAGGCCTCTGCCTACATCACCCTCACCTAG